A region of the Longimicrobium sp. genome:
CTCCCGTCCGCAACACCAGAACGGTAGCGAATCCCTTGCACTTGCGCCATCGACCCGGGCCGTATTTCGACCGCAGGTTGGCGAGTTGTCGGATCCCGTGACCCCGCGCGATCGTTACCGTCCCGCGGATGGGTCCCATGATCGCGTATTCCTCTTCAAATTGCATAATCCCGGCCGATCTGCGAGTTTGGTGCGGGTTCAGGCGGCGGTCGTAACGGACGCCTGAAATCTAGCACCAGAACCGTCCAGAACGTGCATCTTTACCCGCCACAGCCCGGACCAGTTTTGAACCTCATCCAAGCCCTCCACGAAGCGCGCGCGGCCGAGAAGGAGCAGGCGCTTTTCTACCGCGGGCTGGCTGCGCAGGCCGAAGACCGCGGCGACGCCGACCTCAGCCAGCGCTGCAACGAGCTGCACGCCGACGAGCAGCACCACCTTTCCCGCCTGACGGCACGCCTGCTGGAATTGGGAGCCGGCCTCGCCGACCTGGACCACCTCTCCGCCGAGACGGCGGGGATGGAGGCGTGGGAAGCCGCGGCCCGCGCACGCGAAGAAGCCGAAGTGCTTCGCTACGAGCAGCTGCTGAAGACGGGGATGGACGATGCGACCCGCGCGCTGATCGGAGAAATCCTGGACACCGAGCGGCACCACGCCGAGGAACTGGGGGGAAAGTGGACAACCGCCTGATGCTGGGGCTCAGAGGGCGCCGCGCGCTGGTGTCGGGCGCGTCGCGGGGCGTGGGGCGCGCCACGGCGCTGATGCTGGCGCGCGCCGGCGCAGACGTAGGCGTGGGCTACGCCACGCGCGAGGCCGAGGCCAACGAGGTGGTGGGGCTGGCGCGCGACCTGGGCGTGCGCGCCTTTGCGCAGGCCGCCGACGTGAGCACGCCCTGGGGCGCGGAGATGCTGTTCGAACGCTGCCTGGTGGAGCTTGGGGGCGTGGACGTGTTCGTGGCCAACGCGGGCATCTGGGTGCCCGACGACGTGCCGCTGGCCGGCATGGCCGATGCGCAGTGGGAGCGCACCATCACCGCGAACCTGACCTCCGTCTTTCAGACGGTGCGGCTCGCCGCCCGCTTCGTGACCGACGGCGGCCGCATCGTCATCGTCTCGTCCACGGCGGGCCAGCGCGGCGAGGCGTTCCACGCCGACTACGCCGCCAGCAAGGGCGCGCTGATCTCGTTCACCAAGTCCGTGGCGGTGGAGCTGGCCGAGCGCGACGTGACGGTGAACTGCGTGGCGCCGGGGTGGATCGACACGGAGATGATCGAGCGGCCGCTGGCGGAACGGCGTGGCCCCATCGAGGCAGGCATTCCCCTGGGCCGCGTGGCCAGCGCCGAAGACGTGGCCGGCCCCATCGTCTTCCTCTGCTCCACCCTCGCGCGCCACGTGACGGGCGAGGTGCTGAACGTCAACGGCGGGAGCGTGCTCTGTGGCTAGGCCCCGCGTGCTGCTGCTGGCTACGGGCGGCACCATCTCCATGCAGGTGGACCGCGAGCGCGGCGGCGCCGTCCCCCGGCTGAGCGGGCGCGAGATCCTGGAGTCCATCCCCGGCGTGCAGGAGGTGGCGCAGGTGGATGTGCGGGAGTTCGGGCGCCTGCCGGGGCCGCACGTGACCATCGGGCGCATGTGGGAGATGCGGGCCGCCGTGCTCGCCGCGCTCGACGAGGGCTACGACGGCGTGGTGGTCACGCACGGCACGGACACCATCGAGGAAACGGCGTACCTGCTGGACCGGTCCATCGCGTCCGGGCATCCTGTCGTCATCACGGGGGCCATGCGCAATTCGTCGGAACTGTCGTGGGACGGGCCCGCCAACCTGATGGCGGCCATCGAGGTGGCGGCGGCGCCGGAAGCCGGCGGCCGCGGCACGATGGTGGTGATGGACGACGAGATCGTGCAGGGCGCCGAGGTGGTGAAGACCCACACCGAGGCGGCGGGCACCTTCCGCTCGCCCAACTGGGGGCCGTTGGGCGTCACCGACAAGGGCCGCGTCCTTTTCTACCGCGAGTCGCGCCGCAAGCCGCCGCTGGCGCCCTCCGCACCCGCCACGCCGGTGGACCTGGTGAAGATCGTGGCGGGGGCGGACTCGCGGCTGCTGGAGGCCAGCCTGCAAAGCGGGGCGCAGGGCATCGTGCTGGAGGCGCTGGGGCGGGGGAACGTGCCGCCGGAGGTAATGCCCGGCATGCAGCGCTGGGCAGACGCGGGACGGCCGATGGTCATCACCTCGCGGTCGCTGCGAGGGCGGGTGCTGGATACCTATGCCTATCCCGGCGGCGGCCACATGCTGCGGGAGATGGGCGCCATCTTCGCCGACCACATGACCGGGCAGCAGGCGCGCATCGAGCTGATGCTGGCCATCGGCGTGCACGGCCGGGACCTCGGCGCCATTCGCGAGGTGATCGAAGCGGGCCGCTACGAGCACTGAGGGGGAGGCTGGAAGTTTCCTCTAAGTCGTTGTAGATTAAGAGACTTGCCCAAGCATCTGCCCCGTCCGCGCCGCCGCGCGCCGCGGGGCAGCCGCACGTCGGTCCCATCCACTCGCACGGTAGACCTCCTGATGCGCACTCTCCTTCGTGTTGCCGTCCTCACGCTGTCCGCCGCCCTCGCCGCGCCGGCCGCCGCCCAGCAGGCCGCCTCGCCAGCCCCGGCCGCGCCGCAGCAGCCCACATCCCTCGGCGTGACCTTCAATGCCTTCGTGGCGCTCAAGCCCGGGATGACGGGGGCCGACGTGGCGCGGGTGATCGGCCGCGCGGGCCGCGAGCTGAGCCGCGCCCAGGCCGGGGGCTACACAACGGTTTCGTACCAGTGGATGGGCGACGACATGAGTTCGATCATGGTGACGCTGCAGAACGACGCGGTAATCAGCGTCACGCAGATGTCGCTGAAGCCCCCTTACGAGGTGCGGCCGGCCACCCTGGCCACCTACGGCCAGCTGCGGGAGGGAATGACGATGCAGGAGGTGATGCAGGTTCTCGGGCCCGGCATTCCGGTCAGCTTCACCAGCCTGATGGGCCAGGTGTCGTTCTCCATCACCTGGCCGGGCGAGGCGCTGGGCTCCACGCTGATCACCACCTTCCAGAACGGAAAGCTCGCGTCGAGCATCCAGGCGGGCCTGCGGTAGGCCTTCTCCGCGATCGATCCATCAGCGCCCCTCCGAGTCTCCGGAGGGGCGCTTTTTCGTCTCCTGTATCCGCCGCACCCGGGTCACCTGACCCATTGAGCCAACCTCTTGGCGGAACGGTAGATAAGCCGTGCTGTGGCAGGCGTTCCCCGCTGGGTCGGAGATGCCGCGGGCCCGGCGGCTTTCGCGAAATCCCGGTTCACGAGGCAAGCCGCTTTTCGGCAATCACTTAGGAGGATGGAGGCACGCCGTGCCGCCCCCGGCCTCGTCCGTGCCTTGGATGGGAGCCGTGCCGCGGCGCAGTGCCGGGCACGGAAAAACATCCAAAAACCTCCCGACACCGGGTGATCGCCATGAAGATCCGCACTCTCGCCCTGCTGCTTCCCCTTGCCGCCGCTGCGTGCGACGACGCTCCCACCACCTCCGCCGGCACGTCCGCCCCGCTGACGGCTTCGTACGATGCGCCCAAGACCGCCGAGGGATACCTGCCCGGGGCGGGCGGCGTCCAGCTGTTCTACCGCGTGTACGGCAGCGGCCCCGACACGGCGGTGGTGATCTCCGGCGGGCCCGGGCTGTCGCTGGGCTACCTGGACCGTGACCTGGCGCCGCTGGCGCACGGCCGCACCGTAATCTTCTACGATTCGCGCGGGGCCGGCCGGTCCACGCTGCTCTCGGATCCGGCGCAGATGGGCATCCAGCAGCACGTGGCGGATGTGGAAGCGGTCCGGCAGCACTTCGGCATCGGAAAGCTGGGCCTGGTCGGCCACTCGTGGGGCGCCATGGTCGCGCCGATGTACGCGGCGCAGTACCCGGCCAACGTCGACCGGCTGGTGATGGTGACGCCCGGCCCGGTGCAGGCCCACTACGACGCGCAGTTCGAGGCGGAGCGCATCGCCCGCACCCCGGCGGCCGCGCTGCAGCGCCAGGGAGAGCTGTTCGGCGAGCTGGCGGGCGGGCAGTCGCCGGACCCCGCCGCGGCCTGCGAGGAGCTGCTCAGCATCTGGTTCCCCGCGTACTTCCATGACGCCGCCAACATGGCGAACCTGAAGGGCAGCTGGTGCGACGTCCCGGCGGCCGCGGCCAACGCGCTGCTGTTTACGATGGTGGTGGGCCGCGCGTCGCTGGGCCCGGACTTCGACCTGCGCCCGATGCTGCAGACGGTGCAGGCGCCCGCGCTCGTCATCCACGGCGCCGCCGACCCCATCCCGTTCCAGAGCACGAAGACCTACGCCGACGAGATCCCCGGCGCCCGCTTCAGCGTGATCCAGCAGGCGGGGCACTTCCCCTGGCTCGAGCAGCCGACGGAGTTCTTCACGCAGGTAAACAACTTCCTGCGCCGCCAGGACGTCGCGCGCTGAGCGGATGACAGGCCCCTGAGCCAGAGGGCTGCCGACATCGACCCTGAAGACGAAATCCCCCGCGCCAAAGCATCGGCGCGGGGGATTCGTTCGTGTGGGCCCCTCCCCCGGCCCCTCCCCGCACAAACAACGTGCGTAGAGGGGGGAACTTCAGGCGGGGTTCGACGGGGTGCCTTGCATGCCGCGGGCGCCCCCTCCCCCCGGCCCCCATCCCCCGCTTCGCAGGGGAGGGGGAGACCTGAATCGCGCCTTGGCTCCGCCTCGCGCACTCGGCTGCGCCTGCAGTCCGCGAAGGCGGACTTCGGGCCGTCGTTGCCGCGAATTCATTCGCCCCAGCGCGGCCGGGCCCCGCTCGCCGTGTCACGCCTCTTGCGTAAACCGCCGCGGCAGACTATCGTTGCGAAAATTATCCTGGCTGGCTGATCAACTTAAGAAAGTAAAGTGAACGGGCCCACTCGTCTGGATGAGATCGATCTGCGGCTGCTGGAGATGCTGCAGGAGAACGGGCGCACCTCGCAGCACGACCTGGCGCAGGCGGTGGGGCTTTCGTCGCCGGCGGTGGGCGAGCGGGTGAGGAAGCTCGAGGAGCGCGGGATCATCCGCCGGTTCACCGTCGTGGTGGATCCCAAGCGGCTGGGGCGCGACGTGACCGCGTTCATCGCCGTGGGGATGGCGGGCTCGCCCCACTATGCGGAGTTCCGGGAGCGAGTGATGGCCCACGGCGAAGTGCTGGAGTGCCACAGCATTACGGGCCAGGGCTCGCACCTGCTGAAGATTCGCACCGACAGCACCTCCACGCTCGAGGGGCTGCTGGCCGAGATCCAGGCGTGGCCGGGTGTGCAGTGGACCACCACCAGCATCGTGCTTTCGACGATCAAGGAAACCAGCGACCTGCGGCTGGGCCCACGCCCCACGGGCGACGCAGGCTGAATTCCAGGGCGGGGCAGCGGCCCCGACGGACGCGACACAGCACTCAAACCCTTGCAAGGAACAGAAGCCATGCCCAGGACCTCCGCCCGGTTCGACACCCTGGCCGCCGCCACGGGATGGGGCGCCGACAGCCGCAACGGCAACGGCACCTCCGAGCCGATGGACATCGAAAGCCTCTTCGGCAGCAACACCTTCGGGCTGGCGGAGATGCGCGCGCGGCTCCCGAAGCAGATCTACAAGGCTCTCTGCCGCACGGTGGACCACGGCGAGCCGCTGGACCCGTCCGTGGCCGACGCCGTGGCGCTGGCCATGAAGGAGTGGGCGCTGGAAAAGGGCGCATCGCACTTCACCCACTGGTTCCAGCCGCTGACCGGCAGCACCGCCGAAAAGCACGACAGCTTCATCACCCCCAACGAGGGTGGCGGCGCCGTCGCCGAGTTCAACGGCAAGGAGCTGATCCAGGGCGAGCCCGACGCGTCGTCGTTCCCCTCGGGCGGCCTGCGCGCCACCTTCGAGGCGCGCGGCTACACCGCGTGGGACCCC
Encoded here:
- a CDS encoding Lrp/AsnC family transcriptional regulator, with the translated sequence MNGPTRLDEIDLRLLEMLQENGRTSQHDLAQAVGLSSPAVGERVRKLEERGIIRRFTVVVDPKRLGRDVTAFIAVGMAGSPHYAEFRERVMAHGEVLECHSITGQGSHLLKIRTDSTSTLEGLLAEIQAWPGVQWTTTSIVLSTIKETSDLRLGPRPTGDAG
- a CDS encoding SDR family NAD(P)-dependent oxidoreductase produces the protein MLGLRGRRALVSGASRGVGRATALMLARAGADVGVGYATREAEANEVVGLARDLGVRAFAQAADVSTPWGAEMLFERCLVELGGVDVFVANAGIWVPDDVPLAGMADAQWERTITANLTSVFQTVRLAARFVTDGGRIVIVSSTAGQRGEAFHADYAASKGALISFTKSVAVELAERDVTVNCVAPGWIDTEMIERPLAERRGPIEAGIPLGRVASAEDVAGPIVFLCSTLARHVTGEVLNVNGGSVLCG
- a CDS encoding asparaginase, which gives rise to MARPRVLLLATGGTISMQVDRERGGAVPRLSGREILESIPGVQEVAQVDVREFGRLPGPHVTIGRMWEMRAAVLAALDEGYDGVVVTHGTDTIEETAYLLDRSIASGHPVVITGAMRNSSELSWDGPANLMAAIEVAAAPEAGGRGTMVVMDDEIVQGAEVVKTHTEAAGTFRSPNWGPLGVTDKGRVLFYRESRRKPPLAPSAPATPVDLVKIVAGADSRLLEASLQSGAQGIVLEALGRGNVPPEVMPGMQRWADAGRPMVITSRSLRGRVLDTYAYPGGGHMLREMGAIFADHMTGQQARIELMLAIGVHGRDLGAIREVIEAGRYEH
- a CDS encoding alpha/beta hydrolase; its protein translation is MKIRTLALLLPLAAAACDDAPTTSAGTSAPLTASYDAPKTAEGYLPGAGGVQLFYRVYGSGPDTAVVISGGPGLSLGYLDRDLAPLAHGRTVIFYDSRGAGRSTLLSDPAQMGIQQHVADVEAVRQHFGIGKLGLVGHSWGAMVAPMYAAQYPANVDRLVMVTPGPVQAHYDAQFEAERIARTPAAALQRQGELFGELAGGQSPDPAAACEELLSIWFPAYFHDAANMANLKGSWCDVPAAAANALLFTMVVGRASLGPDFDLRPMLQTVQAPALVIHGAADPIPFQSTKTYADEIPGARFSVIQQAGHFPWLEQPTEFFTQVNNFLRRQDVAR